From one Astatotilapia calliptera chromosome 10, fAstCal1.2, whole genome shotgun sequence genomic stretch:
- the phldb1a gene encoding pleckstrin homology-like domain family B member 1 isoform X2, with the protein MDRMSRNKVEHGRQTHQVLQSTPLDLIETGKSLKVQAERPHLVSLGSGRLSTAITLLPLLEGKTTLGSEGTDIPLQGPGIAAKHCYIENQGGNITLYPCGNQCSADGVRLTKPYRLTQGCMLCFGQSAFFRFNHPEEAQRMKSMLPEGTRGLSATKTPSDPHKALNGNHDSKINSMAKTLQDSLVLKTSSSPGIGKHPVPPDMLNGTSNSKIDVSIYENSSSFLGHNLDSKTPARLPHTNHTPVPHPRPSLSVAASGTSGSQKAQESPKPLRNARAEATSCPTQHIRGSGQSAENLSQSHKPSSIKFYPKTPSSPQLRGSTLQKRSQSPLREQVQSLSHVDISQRVITPDSSGSTALRVPGRGTSGSQGSALPLPSQGFNANPILESPQGNRKLTTPSKAEVMRALYAQSPSPLAGLEKEQGSRQSRPAPGNAMVSSLGSASGLSPVASPHSVRKTSFPTAKGSSGKDPNLPKPYTRERKNSISEISDNEDELLEYHRWQREERLREQEMEKLERQRLETILNLCAEYNHEDGSVELEKSGLLGAGRGLCSDSGGGMALPGDGRNQRVRENDEEIQREESSSTESTHQECEELLAGQEEIYLEEERNRILARVDDLKHRVSELEQQLQETKHEVEMEQALLQAEWRAEQEQVEAENEIISQLQLKLNQLDKATQKEKDKGRANVSAERKALEKQRNEYNELKRQFDKCPLSLREQLQEQLSRKAEALESGTKQFEELEFCQLEEESRLEEKKEAQSSQLLQERAEYHCSVAKRKEKMAALEAQVKQLGLQASQDCERLAKDRTVTLHLLQKEQDMLCALEKKYHTLTGGRNFPKPGGSMKEELLHISEPDLIYVDGSPHSPCPSSASFSSSSSHIPSPELYPVRLQEEYLRMSDVYRMYGNASLQPHSSSPAALHCLSLTVTPALPTEEYITVSQLSQIFGMQRVNPSSSSSSMPAFQLASSESTSSCHTTARGPSSFLSAQSQPELSRNALPPLNLERWYQEIMAAGEPQPCPPPLPAKSFATRRHGQLSKSKSEGEVGQVSSNRSTTLLPHSSGATQEKNASTKGLHLALREMSNPLEMDSRRQLALPSRDTSPTVHHAILHHQLPPSGNQAYDTLSLESSDSMETSVSTGNSACTPESACGLEAQRIEEMEKMLKEAQQEKARLIENREREVQARRQMLEEERRRREEAERRLQDETAHRQRLVEEEVKMREKQFSQARPMTRYLPNRKEEFDLRAHVESCGHNIDTCPFVILTEKMCKGHLVKMGGKIKSWKKRWFVFDRLKRNFCYYVDKHETKLKGLIYFQAIEEVYYDHLRSATKSPTPSLTFCVKTHDRLYYMVAPSPEAMRIWMDVIVTGAEGYTQFMS; encoded by the exons GCCTCACCAAACCTTATCGGCTTACTCAAG GGTGCATGCTGTGCTTCGGTCAGTCGGCCTTTTTCCGTTTCAACCATCCCGAAGAGGCTCAGAGGATGAAGAGCATGCTACCAGAGGGGACCCGCGGGCTGAGCGCCACAAAAACTCCATCTG ACCCCCATAAGGCTCTGAATGGGAACCATGACTCCAAAATTAACAGTATGGCAAAAACCTTGCAGGACTCTTTGGTGCTCAAGACTTCATCATCACCGGGGATTGGTAAACATCCCGTTCCCCCAGACATGCTCAATGGAACTAGCAACTCCAAAATAGATGTCTCAATTTATgagaacagcagcagcttcctggGCCATAACCTTGACAGCAAAACACCTGCCCGGTTACCTCATACCAATCACACCCCTGTCCCGCATCCACGGCCCTCACTCTCTGTGGCTGCAAGTGGTACCAGTGGAAGTCAAAAGGCCCAGGAGAGTCCAAAGCCTCTGAGGAACGCAAGGGCAGAGGCAACATCATGCCCCACACAACATATCAGGGGGTCAGGACAGAGCGCAGAAAACTTAAGCCAAAGCCACAAACCATCATCCATCAAGTTTTACCCAAAGACTCCGTCAAGCCCTCAATTAAGGGGTTCCACCCTACAGAAGAGATCCCAGAGCCCCTTGCGAGAGCAGGTTCAGTCTCTTTCCCATGTAGACATATCTCAAAGGGTCATTACTCCAGACTCGTCTGGGTCCACCGCCCTGAGGGTGCCCGGCAGAGGGACCTCAGGATCGCAGGGTTCGGCTCTGCCCCTTCCCTCACAGGGCTTCAATGCTAACCCCATCCTAGAGAGCCCCCAGGGCAACCGCAAACTCACGACTCCTTCAAAAGCAGAAGTCATGCGGGCACTGTATGCCCAGAGTCCATCACCACTCGCTGGGCTGGAGAAGGAGCAGGGAAGCAGGCAGTCAAGGCCTGCGCCAGGAAATGCCATGGTCTCAAGCTTAGGCTCTGCATCTGGTTTGTCTCCTGTCGCTAGCCCTCATAGCGTAAGAAAGACTTCTTTTCCGACTGCCAAGGGATCATCCGGCAAGGACCCAAATCTTCCAAAACCATACACTCGGGAACGTAAAAACAGCATCTCTGAGATCAGCGACAATGAGGACGAGCTGCTTGAATACCATCGCtggcagagagaggagaggctgCGTGAGCAGGAAATGGAGAAACTG GAGCGACAGAGACTGGAGACCATCCTGAATTTGTGCGCAGAGTATAATCATGAGGACGGCTCTGTGGAGCTGGAGAAGAGTGGTCTGCTGGGTGCTGGTAGAGGACTTTGTTCAGACTCGGGAGGGGGGATGGCTCTCCCGGGAGACGGCCGAAACCAGAGGGTGAGAGAGAACGACGAGGAAATCCAGAGAGAGGAGTCTAGCAGCACAGAGAGCACGCACCAAGAG TGTGAAGAGCTGTTAGCTGGACAGGAGGAGATTTacctggaggaggagaggaacagGATCCTGGCCAGGGTTGATGATTTGAAACACAGAGTCAGTgagctggagcagcagctgcaagAGACCAAACATGAG GTGGAGATGGAGCAAGCCCTGCTGCAGGCAGAGTGGCGGGCAGAACAGGAGCAGGTGGaggctgaaaatgaaataatctcTCAGCTACAGCTCAAACTCAACCAGCTGGACAAGGCCACCCAGAAAGAGAAGGACAAG ggGAGGGCTAATGTGTCGGCTGAGCGGAAGGCCCTGGAAAAGCAGAGGAATGAGTACAATGAGCTGAAGAGGCAGTTTGATAAGTGCCCCTTGTCTCTAAGGGAACAGTTACAGGAGCAGCTCAGCAGG AAAGCTGAAGCTCTGGAGTCTGGGACCAAGCAGTTTGAGGAGCTGGAGTTCTGCCAGCTGGAAGAGGAGAGCCGTCTAGAGGAGAAGAAGGAAGCTCAGAGCTCACAACTGCTCCAAGAGCGAGCCGAGTATCACTGCAGTGTGGCCAAGAGGAAG GAAAAGATGGCTGCTCTGGAAGCTCAGGTAAAGCAGCTGGGGTTACAGGCATCTCAAGACTGTGAAAGGCTGGCAAAGGACAGGACAGTGACTTTGCATCTGTTACAAAAG GAACAAGACATGCTGTGCGCCCTGGAGAAGAAATACCACACGCTGACAGGAGGGAGAAACTTTCCAAAGCCCGGTGGCAGCATGAAAGAG GAATTGCTTCACATCAGCGAGCCCGACCTTATTTATGTGGACGGTTCTCCTCATAGTCCCTGtccctcctctgcctccttctcctcctcatcctctcacATCCCCTCCCCCGAGCTATATCCTGTCAGGCTACAAGAG GAGTACCTCAGGATGTCTGATGTCTATAGGATGTATGGAAATGCTTCTCTGCAGCCTCACtcttcctctcctgctgctcTCCACTGCCTCTCCCTCACTGTAACTCCAGCTTTGCCAACTGAG GAGTACATCACAGTCAGTCAGTTAAGTCAGATCTTTGGGATGCAGCGAGTCaatccctcctcttcctcctcctctatgCCAGCATTCCAACTCGCCTCCTCTGAATCCACCTCCTCATGCCACACAACTGCACGTGGTCCTTCCTCCTTTCTCTCTGCACAG AGCCAACCTGAGCTGAGCAGGAATGCATTGCCTCCTCTTAATCTTGAGCGCTGGTACCAGGAAATCATGGCAGCTGGAGAGCCTCAGCCATGCCCTCCACCACTGCCTGCAAAGTCTTTTGCCACACGCAGACACGGGCAG CTGTCAAAGTCCAAATCAGAAGGTGAAGTTGGACAGGTTTCATCAAACAGAAGCACCACGTTGTTGCCACACTCCAGTGGTGCTACACAGGAGAAAAATgcttccacaaag GGGTTGCACTTAGCGCTGAGAGAGATGTCAAACCCACTGGAGATGGACTCCAGGAGGCAGTTGGCTTTGCCGAGCAGAG ATACATCTCCCACAGTCCATCACGCCATCTTGCATCACCAGCTGCCACCCAGTGGCAACCAAGCGTATGACACCCTGAGTCTGGAAAGCTCAGACAGCATGGAGACCAGCGTCTCCACCGGCAACTCCGCCTGTACCCCAGAAAG CGCCTGTGGCTTAGAGGCCCAGAGGATAGAAGAGATGGAAAAGATGCTGAAGGAAGCGCAGCAGGAGAAAGCCAGACTGATTGAGAACAGA GAGAGGGAGGTGCAGGCTCGGCGGCAGATGTTAGAGGAGGAGCGGAGGAGGCGAGAGGAGGCCGAGAGGAGGCTTCAGGACGAGACGGCCCACAGGCAGAggctggtggaggaggaggtgaagatGAGAGAGAAGCAGTTCTCCCAG GCCCGTCCAATGACGCGCTACCTGCCGAACCGCAAGGAGGAGTTTGACCTGCGTGCCCATGTGGAGTCATGCGGCCACAACATAGACACCTGCCCCTTTGTCATCCTCACTGAAAAAATGTGCAAGGGCCACTTGGTGAAGATGGGCGGCAAAATCAAATCCTGGAAGAAACGCTGGTTCGTTTTTGACCGTCTCAAGAGGAACTTCTGTTATTACGTGG acaAGCATGAGACCAAGCTGAAAGGGCTCATTTACTTTCAGGCGATTGAAGAGGTTTATTACGATCACCTACGCAGCGCCACTAAG AGCCCCACTCCATCTTTGACCTTCTGCGTGAAAACTCATGACCGGCTTTACTATATGGTGGCCCCGTCCCCTGAGGCCATGAGGATCTGGATGGATGTCATAGTAACGGGTGCAGAGGGCTATACGCAGTTCATGAGCTGA
- the phldb1a gene encoding pleckstrin homology-like domain family B member 1 isoform X8, giving the protein MLCFGQSAFFRFNHPEEAQRMKSMLPEGTRGLSATKTPSDPHKALNGNHDSKINSMAKTLQDSLVLKTSSSPGIGKHPVPPDMLNGTSNSKIDVSIYENSSSFLGHNLDSKTPARLPHTNHTPVPHPRPSLSVAASGTSGSQKAQESPKPLRNARAEATSCPTQHIRGSGQSAENLSQSHKPSSIKFYPKTPSSPQLRGSTLQKRSQSPLREQVQSLSHVDISQRVITPDSSGSTALRVPGRGTSGSQGSALPLPSQGFNANPILESPQGNRKLTTPSKAEVMRALYAQSPSPLAGLEKEQGSRQSRPAPGNAMVSSLGSASGLSPVASPHSVRKTSFPTAKGSSGKDPNLPKPYTRERKNSISEISDNEDELLEYHRWQREERLREQEMEKLERQRLETILNLCAEYNHEDGSVELEKSGLLGAGRGLCSDSGGGMALPGDGRNQRVRENDEEIQREESSSTESTHQECEELLAGQEEIYLEEERNRILARVDDLKHRVSELEQQLQETKHEVEMEQALLQAEWRAEQEQVEAENEIISQLQLKLNQLDKATQKEKDKGRANVSAERKALEKQRNEYNELKRQFDKCPLSLREQLQEQLSRKAEALESGTKQFEELEFCQLEEESRLEEKKEAQSSQLLQERAEYHCSVAKRKEKMAALEAQVKQLGLQASQDCERLAKDRTVTLHLLQKEQDMLCALEKKYHTLTGGRNFPKPGGSMKEELLHISEPDLIYVDGSPHSPCPSSASFSSSSSHIPSPELYPVRLQEEYLRMSDVYRMYGNASLQPHSSSPAALHCLSLTVTPALPTEEYITVSQLSQIFGMQRVNPSSSSSSMPAFQLASSESTSSCHTTARGPSSFLSAQSQPELSRNALPPLNLERWYQEIMAAGEPQPCPPPLPAKSFATRRHGQLSKSKSEGEVGQVSSNRSTTLLPHSSGATQEKNASTKGLHLALREMSNPLEMDSRRQLALPSRDTSPTVHHAILHHQLPPSGNQAYDTLSLESSDSMETSVSTGNSACTPESACGLEAQRIEEMEKMLKEAQQEKARLIENREREVQARRQMLEEERRRREEAERRLQDETAHRQRLVEEEVKMREKQFSQARPMTRYLPNRKEEFDLRAHVESCGHNIDTCPFVILTEKMCKGHLVKMGGKIKSWKKRWFVFDRLKRNFCYYVDKHETKLKGLIYFQAIEEVYYDHLRSATKSPTPSLTFCVKTHDRLYYMVAPSPEAMRIWMDVIVTGAEGYTQFMS; this is encoded by the exons ATGCTGTGCTTCGGTCAGTCGGCCTTTTTCCGTTTCAACCATCCCGAAGAGGCTCAGAGGATGAAGAGCATGCTACCAGAGGGGACCCGCGGGCTGAGCGCCACAAAAACTCCATCTG ACCCCCATAAGGCTCTGAATGGGAACCATGACTCCAAAATTAACAGTATGGCAAAAACCTTGCAGGACTCTTTGGTGCTCAAGACTTCATCATCACCGGGGATTGGTAAACATCCCGTTCCCCCAGACATGCTCAATGGAACTAGCAACTCCAAAATAGATGTCTCAATTTATgagaacagcagcagcttcctggGCCATAACCTTGACAGCAAAACACCTGCCCGGTTACCTCATACCAATCACACCCCTGTCCCGCATCCACGGCCCTCACTCTCTGTGGCTGCAAGTGGTACCAGTGGAAGTCAAAAGGCCCAGGAGAGTCCAAAGCCTCTGAGGAACGCAAGGGCAGAGGCAACATCATGCCCCACACAACATATCAGGGGGTCAGGACAGAGCGCAGAAAACTTAAGCCAAAGCCACAAACCATCATCCATCAAGTTTTACCCAAAGACTCCGTCAAGCCCTCAATTAAGGGGTTCCACCCTACAGAAGAGATCCCAGAGCCCCTTGCGAGAGCAGGTTCAGTCTCTTTCCCATGTAGACATATCTCAAAGGGTCATTACTCCAGACTCGTCTGGGTCCACCGCCCTGAGGGTGCCCGGCAGAGGGACCTCAGGATCGCAGGGTTCGGCTCTGCCCCTTCCCTCACAGGGCTTCAATGCTAACCCCATCCTAGAGAGCCCCCAGGGCAACCGCAAACTCACGACTCCTTCAAAAGCAGAAGTCATGCGGGCACTGTATGCCCAGAGTCCATCACCACTCGCTGGGCTGGAGAAGGAGCAGGGAAGCAGGCAGTCAAGGCCTGCGCCAGGAAATGCCATGGTCTCAAGCTTAGGCTCTGCATCTGGTTTGTCTCCTGTCGCTAGCCCTCATAGCGTAAGAAAGACTTCTTTTCCGACTGCCAAGGGATCATCCGGCAAGGACCCAAATCTTCCAAAACCATACACTCGGGAACGTAAAAACAGCATCTCTGAGATCAGCGACAATGAGGACGAGCTGCTTGAATACCATCGCtggcagagagaggagaggctgCGTGAGCAGGAAATGGAGAAACTG GAGCGACAGAGACTGGAGACCATCCTGAATTTGTGCGCAGAGTATAATCATGAGGACGGCTCTGTGGAGCTGGAGAAGAGTGGTCTGCTGGGTGCTGGTAGAGGACTTTGTTCAGACTCGGGAGGGGGGATGGCTCTCCCGGGAGACGGCCGAAACCAGAGGGTGAGAGAGAACGACGAGGAAATCCAGAGAGAGGAGTCTAGCAGCACAGAGAGCACGCACCAAGAG TGTGAAGAGCTGTTAGCTGGACAGGAGGAGATTTacctggaggaggagaggaacagGATCCTGGCCAGGGTTGATGATTTGAAACACAGAGTCAGTgagctggagcagcagctgcaagAGACCAAACATGAG GTGGAGATGGAGCAAGCCCTGCTGCAGGCAGAGTGGCGGGCAGAACAGGAGCAGGTGGaggctgaaaatgaaataatctcTCAGCTACAGCTCAAACTCAACCAGCTGGACAAGGCCACCCAGAAAGAGAAGGACAAG ggGAGGGCTAATGTGTCGGCTGAGCGGAAGGCCCTGGAAAAGCAGAGGAATGAGTACAATGAGCTGAAGAGGCAGTTTGATAAGTGCCCCTTGTCTCTAAGGGAACAGTTACAGGAGCAGCTCAGCAGG AAAGCTGAAGCTCTGGAGTCTGGGACCAAGCAGTTTGAGGAGCTGGAGTTCTGCCAGCTGGAAGAGGAGAGCCGTCTAGAGGAGAAGAAGGAAGCTCAGAGCTCACAACTGCTCCAAGAGCGAGCCGAGTATCACTGCAGTGTGGCCAAGAGGAAG GAAAAGATGGCTGCTCTGGAAGCTCAGGTAAAGCAGCTGGGGTTACAGGCATCTCAAGACTGTGAAAGGCTGGCAAAGGACAGGACAGTGACTTTGCATCTGTTACAAAAG GAACAAGACATGCTGTGCGCCCTGGAGAAGAAATACCACACGCTGACAGGAGGGAGAAACTTTCCAAAGCCCGGTGGCAGCATGAAAGAG GAATTGCTTCACATCAGCGAGCCCGACCTTATTTATGTGGACGGTTCTCCTCATAGTCCCTGtccctcctctgcctccttctcctcctcatcctctcacATCCCCTCCCCCGAGCTATATCCTGTCAGGCTACAAGAG GAGTACCTCAGGATGTCTGATGTCTATAGGATGTATGGAAATGCTTCTCTGCAGCCTCACtcttcctctcctgctgctcTCCACTGCCTCTCCCTCACTGTAACTCCAGCTTTGCCAACTGAG GAGTACATCACAGTCAGTCAGTTAAGTCAGATCTTTGGGATGCAGCGAGTCaatccctcctcttcctcctcctctatgCCAGCATTCCAACTCGCCTCCTCTGAATCCACCTCCTCATGCCACACAACTGCACGTGGTCCTTCCTCCTTTCTCTCTGCACAG AGCCAACCTGAGCTGAGCAGGAATGCATTGCCTCCTCTTAATCTTGAGCGCTGGTACCAGGAAATCATGGCAGCTGGAGAGCCTCAGCCATGCCCTCCACCACTGCCTGCAAAGTCTTTTGCCACACGCAGACACGGGCAG CTGTCAAAGTCCAAATCAGAAGGTGAAGTTGGACAGGTTTCATCAAACAGAAGCACCACGTTGTTGCCACACTCCAGTGGTGCTACACAGGAGAAAAATgcttccacaaag GGGTTGCACTTAGCGCTGAGAGAGATGTCAAACCCACTGGAGATGGACTCCAGGAGGCAGTTGGCTTTGCCGAGCAGAG ATACATCTCCCACAGTCCATCACGCCATCTTGCATCACCAGCTGCCACCCAGTGGCAACCAAGCGTATGACACCCTGAGTCTGGAAAGCTCAGACAGCATGGAGACCAGCGTCTCCACCGGCAACTCCGCCTGTACCCCAGAAAG CGCCTGTGGCTTAGAGGCCCAGAGGATAGAAGAGATGGAAAAGATGCTGAAGGAAGCGCAGCAGGAGAAAGCCAGACTGATTGAGAACAGA GAGAGGGAGGTGCAGGCTCGGCGGCAGATGTTAGAGGAGGAGCGGAGGAGGCGAGAGGAGGCCGAGAGGAGGCTTCAGGACGAGACGGCCCACAGGCAGAggctggtggaggaggaggtgaagatGAGAGAGAAGCAGTTCTCCCAG GCCCGTCCAATGACGCGCTACCTGCCGAACCGCAAGGAGGAGTTTGACCTGCGTGCCCATGTGGAGTCATGCGGCCACAACATAGACACCTGCCCCTTTGTCATCCTCACTGAAAAAATGTGCAAGGGCCACTTGGTGAAGATGGGCGGCAAAATCAAATCCTGGAAGAAACGCTGGTTCGTTTTTGACCGTCTCAAGAGGAACTTCTGTTATTACGTGG acaAGCATGAGACCAAGCTGAAAGGGCTCATTTACTTTCAGGCGATTGAAGAGGTTTATTACGATCACCTACGCAGCGCCACTAAG AGCCCCACTCCATCTTTGACCTTCTGCGTGAAAACTCATGACCGGCTTTACTATATGGTGGCCCCGTCCCCTGAGGCCATGAGGATCTGGATGGATGTCATAGTAACGGGTGCAGAGGGCTATACGCAGTTCATGAGCTGA